One Candidatus Delongbacteria bacterium DNA segment encodes these proteins:
- a CDS encoding CoA pyrophosphatase, with product MSNLDKIVENIPIDPGFMDMERYYHSAVLVPVVSIGGKEHILFEKRAMGIRQEGEVCFPGGGVDYGEDLYAAVIRECFEELGILKENIEIIKQLPKILNPMAGAYVEPVLGRIRNYSESHLKINISEVSKVFTVPLEYFINNPPEVYYVSTLSSPFEEHDDSDKIIFPAKELNLPKIYHNRWAVRKHKVFVWKTDEVIWGLTAKIIKRLVEYFR from the coding sequence TTGAGTAATTTAGATAAAATAGTTGAAAATATTCCTATTGATCCAGGATTCATGGATATGGAAAGATATTATCATTCGGCTGTATTGGTTCCCGTAGTTTCAATTGGTGGTAAAGAGCATATTTTGTTTGAAAAAAGAGCAATGGGTATAAGGCAGGAAGGCGAAGTATGTTTTCCTGGTGGGGGAGTGGATTATGGTGAAGATCTCTATGCTGCCGTAATTCGAGAATGTTTTGAAGAACTTGGAATTTTGAAAGAAAATATTGAAATTATCAAACAATTACCTAAAATTTTAAATCCAATGGCAGGTGCATATGTAGAACCTGTTTTAGGTAGAATTAGAAATTATTCAGAATCCCATCTAAAGATTAATATAAGTGAAGTAAGTAAGGTTTTTACCGTTCCATTGGAGTATTTTATCAATAATCCCCCTGAAGTGTATTATGTGTCGACATTGTCTTCTCCATTCGAAGAGCATGATGATTCTGATAAGATTATCTTTCCTGCAAAGGAGCTAAACCTACCAAAAATTTATCATAATAGATGGGCTGTAAGAAAGCACAAGGTCTTCGTGTGGAAGACCGATGAAGTAATTTGGGGGTTAACTGCCAAAATTATTAAGAGACTTGTCGAATATTTTAGGTAG